In a genomic window of Gloeocapsopsis dulcis:
- a CDS encoding glycosyltransferase: MSSDKIYTLVFLVTAFPPEVSGTSHSNWERVQWLAKQGMYRVVVFAPDWQHEKPNSSLALSDLDEKLIIERYPSKPWPPYHLTHVPRFPVARQINEKLAYYQPDLITMTDVERFFLLSTWQLPGRHYAKQHRIPYLAEYHTDIYNFSATYPGWQWLRGFVRTSNLTKHLYHPFDSTICFSQAASKSCQDMGISHVHTMPYGIDLSMCSPNRRHRQWLKPWLSEHEQEHKVLLFLGRLGFEKRVDLLIEAFAKLKSQQPNCSLIIAGDGPLNVVNQLKRLAAPVPDIHFTGFLLGEAKANLLASCDLFCSPSPYETFGRTIVEAMASGIPVVTVNSGAVSEYLFDGLNGYLVPPDDVEGLAHGISQALSTNNLEIIHRALQDVKQFSFEQGCQNLHHYYQQLLGLNHDSKDLINLSKI; encoded by the coding sequence ATGAGTTCTGATAAAATCTATACCCTCGTTTTTCTTGTCACAGCCTTTCCGCCAGAAGTCAGTGGTACTTCTCACTCAAACTGGGAGCGTGTCCAATGGTTGGCAAAGCAAGGGATGTATCGTGTGGTTGTCTTTGCTCCCGATTGGCAACATGAAAAGCCAAATTCCTCACTGGCACTATCGGATTTAGACGAGAAATTGATTATTGAACGTTATCCCTCAAAACCTTGGCCTCCTTATCACCTAACTCATGTACCCAGGTTTCCGGTTGCGCGTCAAATCAACGAAAAGCTGGCTTATTATCAGCCTGACCTGATTACTATGACGGACGTAGAACGCTTTTTCTTATTAAGCACTTGGCAACTACCTGGTCGGCACTACGCCAAACAGCATCGGATTCCTTACCTAGCCGAATACCATACGGATATTTACAATTTTTCGGCTACTTATCCAGGCTGGCAGTGGTTGCGAGGTTTTGTTCGTACTTCCAACTTAACAAAGCACTTGTATCATCCCTTTGACTCAACAATATGCTTTAGTCAAGCCGCTAGCAAAAGTTGTCAAGATATGGGAATTTCTCATGTCCATACAATGCCGTATGGTATTGATCTTTCTATGTGTAGTCCCAATCGTCGCCACCGCCAATGGTTAAAACCTTGGCTCAGCGAACACGAACAGGAGCACAAAGTTTTACTGTTCTTAGGTCGTCTTGGCTTTGAAAAACGCGTTGACTTGCTCATTGAAGCATTTGCTAAATTAAAGTCCCAGCAACCCAATTGTTCTCTAATCATTGCTGGAGATGGTCCACTCAATGTTGTTAACCAATTAAAACGTCTTGCTGCACCAGTGCCTGATATCCATTTCACTGGTTTTCTTCTAGGAGAAGCTAAGGCTAATTTGCTGGCTTCTTGCGATCTCTTTTGCAGCCCTTCTCCTTACGAAACTTTCGGGCGGACTATCGTAGAGGCTATGGCTTCTGGAATTCCAGTTGTCACTGTCAATAGTGGTGCTGTCTCTGAATACTTATTTGATGGACTCAATGGTTATCTTGTTCCACCTGATGATGTTGAAGGATTAGCCCATGGTATTTCCCAAGCACTATCAACTAATAATCTAGAGATTATTCACCGTGCTTTGCAAGATGTGAAGCAGTTCTCTTTTGAGCAAGGTTGTCAAAATCTTCATCATTACTATCAGCAACTATTAGGTCTTAATCATGATTCTAAAGATTTGATAAATCTAAGTAAGATTTGA
- a CDS encoding acyl carrier protein, with translation MEIQNLQATKTPTVSESIHTTKEDVQKIPPTAAEIQAWIVSYLADLLEINPDEIDTTIPFDRYGLDSAVVVGLTGDLEAWLDSKLDPTLIYDYPTIEGLARHLAEG, from the coding sequence ATGGAAATTCAGAATCTGCAAGCAACAAAAACGCCTACAGTTTCAGAGAGTATTCATACTACCAAAGAGGATGTACAGAAGATACCGCCGACTGCGGCAGAAATTCAAGCATGGATAGTCTCATATCTAGCTGACCTACTGGAAATCAATCCTGATGAGATTGATACCACAATTCCCTTTGATCGTTATGGTTTGGATTCGGCTGTAGTAGTTGGTTTAACTGGCGATCTAGAGGCTTGGCTGGATAGTAAGCTCGATCCCACTCTGATATACGACTATCCTACTATTGAGGGTTTGGCTCGGCATTTAGCTGAAGGTTAA
- a CDS encoding fatty acyl-AMP ligase, producing MTADCDYSSEIKDKFLSLVDLLEYRARKHPNQNACTFLQDGETEVGRLTYKDLDQQARAIAAKLQNLDTIGSRALLLYPPGLEFIAAFLGCLYAGIVAVPAYPPRRNQNLSRLQAIVTDAQATLALTKASLISNLESSFVKEMELTKLRWLATDSIATNDLAGAWQKPQVTNNTLAFLQYTSGSTGTPKGVMVSHGNLLHNSALIHKCFAHTPNSQGVIWLPPYHDMGLIGGVLQPLFSGSSVTLMSPVDFLQRPYRWLQAISRYQATTSGGPNFAYDLCVRKIKPEQMADLDLSSWDVAFTGAEPVRAETLEQFAAKFAACGFRKEAFLPCYGLAEATLIVSGTQKTALPIIHRVSGTELEQNRVVASAGEEGTRAIVSCGQSWLNQEIAIVDPDSLTLCPANTVGEIWVSSLSIAQGYWNRPEETEQTFHAYLADRSAGPFLRTGDLGFLHNDELFITGRIKDLIIIRGQNHYPQDIELTVDKSHPALQPGCGAAFAVEVNGSERLVIIQEVKRSYLRKLNMKEIVENIRQAVAEQHGIQVYAAVIVKTGSIPKTSSGKIQRYACRSKFLTGNLDVVEDWSENPQGKAKFLHLHTEVESVLQKVLTSKLQK from the coding sequence ATGACCGCTGATTGTGATTATTCAAGCGAAATTAAAGATAAATTTCTATCCTTAGTGGATCTACTGGAGTATAGGGCGCGAAAGCATCCTAATCAAAATGCCTGTACCTTTTTGCAGGATGGAGAAACAGAAGTAGGTAGGCTAACTTACAAAGATTTAGATCAACAAGCACGGGCGATCGCAGCTAAGCTTCAGAATCTGGATACCATAGGCTCCCGTGCCTTGCTTCTCTACCCACCAGGATTGGAGTTCATTGCTGCCTTCTTAGGGTGTTTATATGCTGGGATTGTGGCTGTCCCTGCTTATCCACCTCGGCGCAATCAAAATTTATCTAGGTTGCAGGCGATTGTGACGGATGCTCAGGCAACGTTAGCACTTACCAAGGCTTCCTTGATAAGCAATCTAGAGAGTTCCTTTGTAAAGGAAATGGAATTAACCAAATTGCGCTGGCTAGCCACAGACAGTATTGCTACTAATGACTTAGCGGGGGCGTGGCAGAAACCGCAAGTAACCAACAACACCTTAGCTTTTCTGCAGTACACATCTGGCTCTACGGGTACACCGAAAGGCGTTATGGTGAGCCATGGCAACCTTTTGCACAATTCAGCTCTAATCCATAAATGTTTTGCTCATACGCCCAATAGCCAAGGTGTAATCTGGTTGCCACCCTATCATGACATGGGATTGATTGGCGGAGTGCTGCAACCCCTTTTCAGCGGATCTTCAGTTACATTAATGTCGCCAGTAGACTTTCTCCAAAGACCTTATCGTTGGCTACAGGCAATTTCTCGTTACCAAGCTACTACCAGTGGTGGACCTAATTTTGCCTATGATTTGTGTGTGCGCAAGATTAAGCCAGAACAGATGGCTGATCTTGACCTGAGTAGCTGGGACGTAGCTTTTACAGGAGCCGAACCCGTACGTGCAGAAACACTAGAGCAGTTTGCAGCTAAGTTTGCAGCCTGCGGCTTCCGGAAGGAGGCTTTTCTGCCTTGCTACGGGTTAGCTGAAGCGACCTTGATTGTTTCTGGGACTCAGAAAACAGCTTTGCCGATTATCCATCGTGTTAGCGGGACAGAACTTGAGCAAAACCGAGTAGTAGCCTCTGCGGGGGAAGAAGGTACTCGAGCAATTGTCAGCTGTGGTCAGAGTTGGCTAAACCAGGAAATTGCGATCGTTGACCCTGACTCCTTAACTTTATGTCCTGCTAATACAGTAGGAGAAATTTGGGTGTCAAGTCTGAGCATAGCTCAAGGCTATTGGAATCGACCGGAAGAAACAGAGCAAACTTTTCATGCCTACCTAGCAGATAGATCTGCAGGACCGTTTCTACGTACCGGAGACTTGGGATTTTTGCACAATGACGAATTATTCATTACTGGACGGATTAAAGACCTAATCATTATTCGGGGGCAAAACCATTATCCTCAAGACATTGAACTGACAGTAGACAAGAGCCATCCGGCTTTGCAACCAGGTTGTGGGGCAGCGTTCGCAGTGGAAGTAAATGGTTCGGAGCGCTTAGTTATTATTCAGGAGGTGAAGCGGAGTTACTTGCGTAAGTTAAATATGAAGGAAATTGTAGAGAATATTCGTCAAGCCGTAGCGGAGCAACACGGTATCCAGGTTTACGCAGCAGTAATCGTTAAAACTGGGAGCATTCCCAAGACTTCGAGTGGTAAGATTCAGCGCTATGCCTGTCGTTCTAAGTTTCTTACTGGAAATTTGGACGTAGTGGAAGATTGGAGTGAGAATCCTCAAGGCAAAGCAAAGTTTCTGCATCTACACACGGAGGTTGAATCAGTGTTACAGAAAGTACTAACTAGTAAACTGCAAAAGTAG
- a CDS encoding glycosyltransferase family 2 protein, which translates to MLIADFSQHSIGSDPDVSVIIPTYNRIAMLEEALASVVSQQFDGTIEVIVTDDNSRDRTSEIIRQKYSFVYLISLKQNVGPGAARNQALLRARGKYIAFLDSDDLWQPNHLKTQITAIEAHNRCFGISDLVIWEIEQGGKQLKLQQPDLKKYTSPIHHLFVSTFIATLSSVVIPRQALDEVGLFDETLKLGSEDCDLYIRCLLCGYSPVYTELATVTKRKHDKGQLTDAKNSKLKKKYRFNRINKNYALAKERFGIVPIRQIYAEVHAVFARQYFKNNEFLNWFISFIAAVHHSSLQYALLSMVSNIKHWKYWHATNLVKLPKKINWFIISNLEIMINSIVSSLYTFVKK; encoded by the coding sequence ATGCTAATAGCAGATTTTTCTCAACACTCCATAGGCTCAGATCCTGACGTGTCAGTGATTATTCCCACCTATAATCGGATTGCAATGTTGGAAGAAGCATTAGCAAGTGTGGTTTCTCAACAATTTGATGGTACTATCGAAGTCATTGTCACTGATGATAATTCTCGTGATAGGACTTCAGAAATCATTCGCCAAAAGTATTCCTTTGTCTATTTAATTAGTCTTAAGCAAAATGTAGGACCAGGCGCTGCACGAAACCAAGCTTTGTTAAGAGCTAGAGGTAAATACATTGCTTTTCTCGATTCTGACGATCTTTGGCAACCAAATCACTTAAAGACTCAGATTACCGCTATAGAAGCCCATAACAGATGTTTCGGCATCAGCGATCTAGTAATTTGGGAAATAGAGCAAGGTGGCAAACAGCTTAAACTACAGCAACCTGATCTAAAGAAGTACACTTCTCCTATTCATCATTTGTTTGTCTCGACTTTTATTGCTACTCTTTCTTCCGTTGTCATACCTCGACAAGCTTTAGATGAAGTAGGCTTATTTGACGAAACTCTTAAGCTAGGAAGTGAAGATTGCGACTTGTATATACGCTGCCTACTGTGCGGTTACAGCCCAGTTTATACAGAACTGGCAACTGTAACTAAACGAAAGCATGACAAAGGTCAGTTAACTGATGCCAAAAATTCTAAACTTAAGAAAAAATATCGGTTCAACCGTATCAACAAGAATTATGCTCTAGCAAAAGAACGCTTTGGCATAGTTCCTATTCGGCAAATTTACGCAGAAGTTCATGCAGTTTTTGCTAGACAGTACTTCAAAAATAATGAATTTTTAAATTGGTTTATTTCATTCATTGCTGCAGTACACCACTCTTCTCTTCAATATGCTCTGCTTAGTATGGTAAGCAACATCAAGCATTGGAAGTATTGGCACGCTACTAACTTAGTTAAGCTACCTAAAAAAATTAACTGGTTTATAATTAGCAATTTAGAGATTATGATTAATAGTATAGTTAGTAGTCTCTATACATTTGTCAAAAAATAA
- a CDS encoding polysaccharide pyruvyl transferase family protein, translated as MARKRVLICGYYGNYNLGDEAMLTGMLRLLRQEHDQWRVTVFSKDTQDTKIRHSVEAIPYQSGEFKAQYNLTLLQNQYFILGGGDLLRDSVNNSKAERWLRPLQQAIRLRRRTLVLGISVGEIWRKETQKIIPQVLDQVNLLAVRDADSKTQLEKLGVRKNIHVMSDLALHGLPELSPQSTTHLANQPIQIGIAVRPLVKSGYSTDVNAYFKFQQEIAAIADFLAEQYGATIHFFPFQALKTGYHPTDDDRISILNILRYSRCSNQFVVHHYFESLQNLIQLISQLDLTIGMRLHSLILSAGLGVPVIAVEYASKVRGFMQEIGQGEYSIPIECFNREQLLPIIRDILNDPLMARKHVAAGIKNYRQGRSGIQQVLAQTLA; from the coding sequence ATGGCTAGAAAAAGAGTTTTGATTTGTGGATACTATGGCAACTATAATCTGGGCGACGAAGCTATGCTGACTGGGATGCTTAGGCTGTTACGGCAAGAGCACGATCAATGGCGAGTTACGGTCTTTTCTAAGGACACTCAGGACACTAAAATCCGTCACTCTGTTGAAGCAATTCCTTATCAAAGCGGTGAGTTCAAAGCTCAATATAACCTGACACTGCTTCAAAATCAGTACTTCATTCTAGGGGGTGGTGATTTGCTGCGGGACAGTGTTAACAACTCCAAGGCAGAACGCTGGTTACGTCCCCTACAGCAGGCAATTAGGCTTCGCCGTCGCACTCTCGTTCTGGGAATTAGTGTTGGCGAAATCTGGAGAAAGGAGACTCAGAAGATTATTCCTCAAGTTCTCGATCAAGTCAATCTCTTGGCAGTTCGTGATGCAGATTCTAAAACTCAACTGGAAAAACTGGGCGTTCGTAAAAATATTCATGTTATGAGCGATCTGGCATTACATGGCTTGCCAGAGTTATCTCCTCAGTCAACAACTCACTTGGCTAACCAACCAATTCAAATTGGCATTGCGGTTCGCCCATTAGTTAAGTCTGGGTACTCTACAGATGTAAATGCATATTTTAAATTCCAGCAGGAAATAGCAGCGATCGCAGATTTTTTAGCAGAACAGTATGGAGCCACAATCCACTTTTTCCCCTTTCAGGCTCTTAAGACAGGCTATCATCCAACTGATGACGATCGCATCAGTATCTTAAATATCCTCCGCTACAGCCGTTGTTCAAACCAATTCGTTGTTCATCACTATTTTGAATCGCTGCAAAACCTGATCCAACTAATTAGCCAGTTAGATTTAACAATCGGTATGCGCCTCCACTCACTGATTCTATCCGCTGGATTAGGTGTACCAGTTATAGCAGTAGAATATGCTTCCAAAGTGCGAGGATTTATGCAGGAGATTGGTCAAGGCGAGTATTCGATTCCTATAGAATGCTTTAATCGCGAGCAGCTACTCCCAATCATTAGAGATATCCTGAACGATCCATTAATGGCACGTAAGCATGTAGCGGCAGGAATTAAAAACTACCGTCAAGGTAGATCAGGAATACAACAGGTCTTAGCACAAACATTAGCATGA
- a CDS encoding exostosin family protein, which translates to MSKVVSLGKIGLDAPLDKIQLIRLYGAILESDFDVYFPPEAEEVLQHLSKYFNVKYHLGIQGIPLLKDDVTISHAKPQCRIGLLTKPLIFPHEMVIKCRAKWNKERKIRFLFCGLLTEQRKRCLDSWTREKFGYKNIFLSNQQPLQSLLQRFYKQTVDYYNRRRIYQNVGFYIFLSTRGREFPIKVWDEDYYNLLSNSQFVLCPDGDYTWTYRFFESILCGAIPIVENPCSIYDGFEYFSVKDSLNNLIYSKEIVEHNFFRAREILTVPHENLNSYLLEILRCKQSHKAEVDELEETVA; encoded by the coding sequence ATGAGCAAAGTTGTTTCTCTTGGAAAAATTGGGCTTGATGCTCCGCTAGATAAGATTCAGTTAATTCGATTGTATGGGGCAATTTTAGAGTCAGATTTTGATGTATATTTTCCACCAGAGGCTGAAGAAGTTTTACAACATTTAAGTAAGTATTTTAATGTCAAATATCATCTCGGAATACAAGGAATTCCCTTACTTAAAGACGACGTGACTATCTCGCACGCCAAACCTCAGTGTAGGATAGGCTTGCTTACAAAACCTTTAATATTTCCGCATGAAATGGTAATAAAATGCCGAGCCAAGTGGAATAAGGAACGAAAAATCCGCTTTTTATTTTGCGGTTTATTGACTGAACAAAGAAAACGATGTTTAGATTCTTGGACTAGAGAAAAATTTGGTTATAAAAACATTTTTTTGAGTAATCAGCAACCTTTACAAAGTCTACTCCAACGCTTTTACAAGCAAACAGTCGATTATTATAACCGCAGACGTATTTATCAAAATGTAGGTTTTTACATTTTTTTATCAACTAGAGGTCGAGAGTTTCCCATAAAAGTATGGGATGAGGATTATTATAATCTCCTTTCCAATTCACAATTTGTTCTCTGTCCAGATGGCGATTATACCTGGACTTATCGTTTTTTTGAATCTATCTTATGTGGGGCAATTCCTATAGTTGAAAACCCATGTAGCATCTATGATGGCTTTGAGTATTTTTCTGTAAAAGACTCCTTAAACAATCTCATATACTCCAAAGAAATTGTAGAACATAATTTTTTTAGAGCTAGAGAAATTCTCACAGTGCCACACGAGAATCTAAATAGTTACCTTTTAGAGATTTTGAGATGTAAACAAAGTCATAAAGCAGAAGTAGATGAACTAGAAGAGACAGTTGCTTAG
- a CDS encoding FkbM family methyltransferase, which produces MQFPSRVTGGWWWTWRWRWEMIMQWHEYETVQWCQQLVKPGMVVLDIGAHIGYFTWLFSDLVGPSGKVIAFEPCPENYPLLLHNIKARGCHVAEPVCVALSDEIGEVDLFISKGNTTHSLNKEFTQNQEGSVRVRSTTVDAYMANLNHPLVGFVKMDVEGVEPKVLTGMMDTIYRNPELVMVVELNPEALEAGGYSAEELIAQLEALGFVPKAIKEDGELVPPFEDSSRKVQNLLCLRA; this is translated from the coding sequence GTGCAATTTCCATCTCGAGTGACTGGTGGTTGGTGGTGGACATGGCGCTGGCGTTGGGAGATGATTATGCAGTGGCACGAATACGAAACGGTTCAATGGTGTCAGCAGCTAGTTAAACCAGGTATGGTTGTCTTAGATATAGGCGCTCATATCGGCTATTTCACCTGGTTATTTTCTGACTTAGTTGGACCGAGCGGAAAAGTAATTGCCTTTGAACCCTGTCCCGAAAACTATCCATTACTACTGCACAATATTAAAGCTCGAGGATGCCATGTTGCAGAGCCAGTTTGCGTTGCACTCTCAGATGAGATTGGAGAGGTAGATCTGTTTATCTCTAAGGGAAATACTACACATAGCCTGAACAAAGAATTTACTCAGAATCAAGAAGGAAGCGTTAGGGTTAGAAGTACCACAGTCGATGCATACATGGCAAATCTGAATCACCCACTAGTGGGGTTCGTGAAGATGGATGTTGAGGGCGTGGAGCCTAAAGTCTTAACTGGGATGATGGATACAATTTATAGAAACCCAGAACTAGTGATGGTGGTTGAGCTGAATCCCGAGGCTCTTGAGGCTGGTGGGTATAGTGCAGAGGAGCTTATTGCTCAACTAGAAGCTTTAGGCTTTGTACCTAAAGCAATAAAAGAGGATGGTGAACTTGTTCCACCATTTGAAGATTCTTCCAGAAAGGTACAAAACTTACTTTGTCTTAGAGCTTAA
- a CDS encoding SBBP repeat-containing protein has protein sequence MSNPSKSTENELLEALTQKYLPEDDFDTSLQTIIQNQGSNTNNINIPQVSLNLYTPGSDLAAGFRQNQIIAGRSGNDVLIGLDPVANNPGQLQFDVLLADFEIPGLSPSPSRSFANKFFLGDWQQPYYANNGIYDFAVALNFNPSQDVIQLHGTAADYQLVESSLGTAISFQQGNNSDFVAFVPLVSDLSLNSNYFQFVGDTPPEGPVLNKAQQLGTSKFDIASGVSTDGNGNVYLVGGTTGNLGTIPGSDSNAGSRDAWVARYNSDGSLAGIVQFGSSEFDTAYDIATDQEGNSYITGSTQGNLAGPLQSASSDTWVAKFDSQGNQEWIQQYGTDIINTSLAIDIDDDGNVYQAGFTVKAGGSIIGYQDDFWVTKYDNEGNRLWFSEFGDPNSFDECYGIAVDSQGNSYLTGWTLGNLAGEGNAGSYDAWVAKYDTNGNQQWVQQFGTSDYEFSWDIAVDSQGNSYATGWTLGDLGGEGNAGSYDAWIAKYDTNGNQQWIEQFGGSGADEAFAIDIDAYDNIFVTGYTDGALEGVNKGEKDAWVVKYNTDGDQVWTQQFGTPNSDFSGSIAANNAGSLFVVGNTDGSLGGTNAGSWDGWLAKLNSNSGGALQDFTAPGNSAALV, from the coding sequence GTGAGTAACCCAAGTAAATCAACAGAAAATGAACTCCTTGAAGCATTAACCCAAAAATACTTACCTGAAGATGATTTTGATACATCGCTACAAACAATCATCCAAAACCAAGGAAGTAATACTAACAATATTAATATCCCGCAGGTTAGTTTAAATTTGTATACTCCTGGCAGCGATCTTGCTGCTGGGTTTAGACAAAATCAAATAATTGCCGGTCGCTCTGGAAATGATGTCCTTATTGGTCTAGATCCTGTTGCTAATAATCCTGGTCAACTACAATTCGATGTCTTGCTCGCAGACTTTGAAATACCAGGTCTATCTCCAAGTCCATCCCGTAGTTTCGCAAACAAATTCTTTTTGGGTGATTGGCAACAACCCTACTACGCTAACAATGGTATCTACGACTTTGCTGTAGCTTTGAACTTCAATCCTAGTCAGGATGTGATCCAGCTACACGGTACAGCAGCAGATTACCAATTGGTTGAATCGAGCCTTGGAACAGCAATATCGTTCCAGCAGGGAAATAACTCTGACTTCGTTGCTTTTGTGCCTCTTGTTTCTGATTTGAGTTTAAACAGTAACTATTTCCAGTTTGTAGGGGATACCCCACCAGAAGGACCAGTACTCAATAAAGCTCAGCAACTTGGAACTAGTAAGTTTGACATCGCAAGTGGCGTGTCTACAGATGGAAATGGAAATGTCTATTTAGTAGGAGGTACCACTGGTAACCTAGGCACCATTCCAGGTAGCGACAGCAATGCAGGTTCCCGTGATGCTTGGGTAGCAAGATACAACAGCGATGGCAGTCTGGCAGGAATTGTACAGTTTGGTAGTTCCGAGTTTGACACGGCATATGACATCGCCACTGACCAAGAAGGAAACTCTTATATAACTGGTAGTACCCAGGGCAATTTAGCTGGACCTTTGCAGTCAGCAAGCTCTGATACTTGGGTAGCCAAGTTTGATAGTCAGGGGAACCAGGAGTGGATTCAACAGTATGGAACCGATATTATCAATACTTCTTTGGCTATTGATATTGATGACGATGGCAATGTCTACCAGGCAGGGTTCACTGTCAAAGCGGGAGGATCAATAATTGGTTATCAAGATGATTTCTGGGTGACTAAGTATGACAATGAGGGCAACCGTTTGTGGTTTAGTGAGTTTGGCGATCCTAACTCTTTTGATGAATGTTATGGCATTGCTGTCGATAGTCAAGGTAATAGCTACCTCACAGGATGGACTTTGGGAAACTTGGCAGGAGAAGGGAATGCTGGCTCCTACGATGCTTGGGTGGCTAAATATGACACTAATGGGAACCAGCAGTGGGTTCAACAGTTTGGGACTAGTGATTACGAATTCTCTTGGGATATTGCTGTCGATAGTCAGGGCAATAGCTATGCTACAGGATGGACTTTGGGAGACTTGGGAGGAGAAGGGAATGCTGGTTCCTACGATGCTTGGATAGCTAAATATGACACTAATGGGAACCAGCAGTGGATTGAACAGTTTGGTGGTAGTGGTGCTGATGAAGCCTTCGCAATAGATATTGACGCATATGACAATATCTTCGTAACAGGTTATACCGACGGTGCCTTGGAGGGCGTTAACAAGGGTGAGAAAGATGCTTGGGTAGTTAAGTACAACACTGATGGAGACCAAGTGTGGACTCAACAGTTTGGCACTCCTAACTCTGATTTTAGCGGTTCTATTGCTGCTAATAACGCTGGTAGCCTCTTCGTTGTAGGAAATACTGATGGCTCGCTTGGAGGTACCAATGCTGGTTCTTGGGATGGCTGGTTAGCCAAGCTCAATTCAAATTCAGGAGGAGCTTTGCAAGACTTTACGGCTCCTGGAAACTCAGCCGCTTTGGTATAA
- a CDS encoding chorismate--pyruvate lyase family protein: MQQKILLPRRQVTTSTMRSDLQQFLSCTLIDPSTLSTFQKILLTTDGTITHILEVCLLEAIQVVKLSEEIVLLTRDIPFVELTQETEIIDRKVLLRGKTSGKNFIYAESVIFPERLDEKFRDKLLRTKTPIGQIWFDCRVETFKEIFNSGKEPANDLASYFNIQSESNLLFRTYGVFSKQQLIMLITEKFPEHYFTEAC, translated from the coding sequence ATGCAACAAAAAATTCTCCTGCCAAGAAGACAAGTAACAACCTCAACCATGAGGAGCGATCTGCAACAATTCTTAAGTTGTACTCTCATAGATCCATCTACTCTAAGTACTTTTCAAAAGATTCTACTGACAACCGATGGAACGATAACGCATATATTGGAAGTATGTTTACTTGAAGCAATTCAGGTAGTTAAATTATCAGAAGAAATAGTTTTGCTAACGCGGGATATTCCATTTGTAGAGCTAACACAAGAAACAGAGATAATTGACAGAAAAGTACTACTCAGGGGAAAAACAAGTGGTAAGAATTTTATTTACGCGGAATCAGTAATTTTTCCTGAAAGACTAGATGAAAAGTTTAGAGATAAATTACTGAGAACCAAAACTCCAATTGGGCAAATTTGGTTTGATTGCAGAGTTGAAACATTTAAAGAAATTTTTAATTCTGGCAAAGAGCCTGCTAATGACTTAGCTAGTTATTTTAATATTCAATCAGAATCTAATCTTCTCTTCCGTACATATGGAGTATTTTCAAAACAGCAACTTATAATGCTGATTACTGAAAAATTTCCCGAACACTACTTTACTGAAGCTTGCTAA